In Legionella cardiaca, a genomic segment contains:
- a CDS encoding efflux RND transporter permease subunit produces the protein MKFTDIFIKRPVLACVVSLLIFLFGLNSILTMQIRQYPRMDNTVITITTAYPGADANLIAGFITTPLEAAVASAEGIDYMTSSSTQSLSTITLTIKLNFDPQVAFTDVMSKVQQSLNQLPPEAQQPVIVKSSDTSTPLMYISLDSTEMTPQQITDYATRVVQPQLETVDGVAKAEILGGATYSMRIFLDPIKMAALNVSPSDVTSVLARNNFLTAAGSTKGEYVAINMTAKTDLNNADEFSQLIVRSNKNSIVRLKDIAKIELGSQDYNTSVRFDGKKAVFIAITPTPTANPLTVINDARKIMPSIQREFPPSLTGTIVYDATDFIRASIEEVVHTIIEAALIVIVVIFLFLGSLRSVVIPVVTIPLSLIGVCTFMLFLGYSINLLTLLAFVLAIGLVVDDAIVVVENVHRHIEEGRTPLQAAIIGAREIATPVIAMTITLAAVYAPIGFMGGLTGALFKEFAFTLASAVVISGIIALTLTPMMCSKILTADISSGRFVHFLDDKFNKLKVRYQRALHSLLDTRAIILVFAAVVLLVLPYLYSHTPDETAPEEDQGFFFVVGTAPQYATINYIEAFTKPFDNIYKSFPETEHYFTVNMSAPVSGMVLKAWDKRDRTQFQLKESLQQKLDEIAGLKSFAVIPPPLPGGGSGTPIQFVIKTTNDFQTLFDVSNKLLEKAQKSGLFIYLDNSLKFNQPEIEFQINRSKASDLGLDMQAIGSSLTSALSGNYVNYFNLQGRSYEVIPQLDRKYRLAPEQLGKIYVRSADNTMIPLSTVVTAKEKVQPNAVSHFQQLNSATIQGVMMPGTTLGQGLSFLAEQAKEVLPTGFTFDYGGQSRQFIQEGNALILAFFLAIIVIFLVLSAQYESFRDPLIILISVPMSICGALIPLNLGAASINIYTQVGLITLIGLISKHGILIVDFANQLQREKQLDRRAAVEEAAGIRLRPILMTTAAMVFGVIPLLAANGAGAVSRFDIGLVIAMGLLIGTGFTLFVVPTMYTYLAADHRHDADKEKEAILSEDLDEHTHPKM, from the coding sequence ATGAAATTTACAGATATATTCATCAAACGCCCAGTACTTGCCTGTGTGGTTAGTCTTCTCATTTTTTTGTTTGGGTTAAATTCTATTCTGACGATGCAGATACGCCAGTATCCACGTATGGATAATACAGTAATTACAATTACAACAGCCTATCCTGGAGCGGATGCAAATCTCATTGCTGGCTTTATAACTACCCCGCTCGAAGCGGCTGTAGCCAGTGCTGAAGGGATTGATTACATGACCTCATCCAGCACACAAAGTTTAAGTACGATTACACTAACCATTAAACTTAATTTTGATCCTCAAGTGGCTTTTACTGATGTAATGAGTAAAGTGCAACAAAGTTTAAATCAATTGCCTCCCGAAGCTCAGCAACCGGTTATTGTAAAAAGCTCAGATACCTCAACCCCGTTGATGTACATTAGTCTTGATAGTACAGAGATGACCCCGCAACAAATCACTGATTACGCGACGCGGGTTGTACAACCTCAGCTTGAAACCGTGGATGGCGTGGCTAAAGCAGAGATTTTGGGTGGAGCAACCTACTCCATGCGAATCTTTCTTGATCCAATTAAAATGGCAGCATTGAATGTTTCTCCTTCTGATGTCACAAGTGTACTTGCACGTAATAACTTTCTTACTGCCGCTGGAAGCACAAAAGGAGAATATGTTGCTATTAATATGACGGCAAAAACTGATCTTAATAATGCCGACGAATTTAGCCAACTCATCGTACGCTCCAATAAAAACTCTATTGTTCGTTTAAAAGATATCGCCAAAATTGAGTTAGGTTCTCAAGATTACAACACCTCAGTACGTTTTGATGGAAAAAAAGCAGTCTTTATTGCGATTACCCCAACCCCAACGGCTAACCCCCTTACGGTAATCAATGATGCCCGTAAAATTATGCCATCTATTCAGCGAGAATTTCCTCCCTCTTTAACGGGAACGATTGTTTATGATGCTACTGATTTTATTCGCGCCTCAATTGAAGAAGTCGTCCATACTATTATTGAAGCCGCTTTGATTGTTATTGTTGTCATATTCCTATTCTTAGGTTCATTACGCTCCGTGGTGATTCCCGTAGTGACCATTCCATTATCACTCATCGGGGTGTGTACATTCATGCTTTTCTTAGGCTATTCCATCAATCTGCTAACCTTGCTTGCTTTTGTGCTGGCTATTGGTTTAGTGGTTGATGATGCTATCGTCGTTGTTGAAAATGTGCATCGCCATATTGAAGAAGGTCGAACACCCTTGCAAGCCGCAATTATAGGTGCTCGCGAAATAGCGACCCCTGTTATTGCAATGACCATCACTTTAGCAGCTGTTTATGCACCTATCGGTTTTATGGGCGGATTAACAGGTGCCTTATTCAAAGAGTTTGCCTTTACGCTAGCCAGCGCGGTTGTTATCTCAGGAATTATTGCTCTTACTCTAACGCCAATGATGTGTTCTAAAATTCTCACTGCTGATATCAGCAGCGGACGTTTTGTTCATTTTCTCGACGATAAATTTAATAAATTAAAAGTTCGCTATCAGCGTGCCTTACACAGTTTATTAGATACCCGAGCGATTATATTGGTCTTTGCGGCAGTAGTTTTATTAGTTCTCCCTTATTTGTATAGCCATACTCCTGATGAAACGGCTCCTGAAGAAGATCAAGGATTTTTCTTTGTTGTCGGTACTGCACCGCAATATGCCACAATCAATTATATTGAAGCGTTTACAAAACCCTTTGATAATATTTATAAAAGCTTCCCAGAAACCGAACATTATTTTACCGTTAATATGAGTGCGCCTGTTTCAGGTATGGTTCTGAAAGCCTGGGATAAGCGGGATAGAACGCAATTTCAATTGAAAGAATCTTTACAACAGAAATTGGATGAAATTGCCGGCTTAAAATCATTTGCTGTTATACCTCCTCCCCTACCCGGAGGTGGTAGCGGTACCCCTATCCAATTTGTTATCAAAACGACAAATGATTTCCAAACGTTATTTGACGTCTCTAATAAGTTACTGGAAAAAGCACAAAAGAGCGGACTTTTTATTTATTTGGATAATAGCCTTAAGTTCAATCAACCTGAAATAGAATTTCAGATTAATCGTTCCAAAGCCTCTGATCTGGGCTTAGATATGCAGGCAATTGGCAGTAGTTTGACAAGCGCTTTATCCGGCAATTACGTTAACTATTTCAACTTGCAGGGTCGAAGTTATGAAGTAATCCCTCAGTTAGATAGAAAATATCGTTTAGCGCCTGAGCAATTAGGAAAAATTTATGTTCGTTCGGCTGATAATACAATGATCCCTTTATCAACTGTCGTCACGGCTAAAGAGAAAGTACAACCGAATGCTGTATCACACTTTCAGCAGCTAAACTCAGCTACTATTCAAGGCGTCATGATGCCAGGTACTACTTTAGGACAAGGACTTTCTTTTCTCGCAGAACAAGCAAAAGAAGTGTTACCTACAGGATTTACATTTGATTATGGTGGGCAATCAAGACAATTTATTCAGGAAGGAAATGCTCTAATTCTCGCTTTCTTTTTGGCGATCATCGTGATTTTTCTGGTACTTTCAGCACAATATGAAAGTTTCAGGGATCCATTAATTATTCTCATCAGCGTACCAATGTCTATCTGTGGTGCACTTATTCCACTTAATTTAGGTGCGGCAAGCATTAATATCTATACTCAAGTCGGCTTAATTACATTAATTGGTTTAATTAGTAAACATGGGATTTTAATCGTTGATTTTGCTAATCAATTACAACGTGAAAAACAACTTGATCGCAGAGCCGCTGTAGAAGAAGCAGCCGGCATCCGTCTACGGCCAATTTTAATGACGACTGCAGCGATGGTATTTGGTGTCATACCTTTATTGGCAGCCAATGGCGCTGGTGCTGTTAGCCGCTTTGATATTGGTTTAGTCATTGCGATGGGCTTATTAATAGGCACTGGCTTTACTCTCTTTGTTGTACCTACAATGTATACATACCTTGCAGCCGATCATCGTCATGATGCAGATAAAGAAAAAGAGGCAATCCTGAGTGAAGATTTGGATGAACACACGCATCCTAAAATGTAA